Proteins encoded by one window of Vigna radiata var. radiata cultivar VC1973A chromosome 5, Vradiata_ver6, whole genome shotgun sequence:
- the LOC106760440 gene encoding 17.3 kDa class II heat shock protein-like → MGIKYGTFCNFLLSFFEFFWKFVRDAKAMATHPADVREYSNCYLFIVDMPSLKYEDIKVQVEEDSVLIISGERKMEEKKKVTKYLKMERRMENFMRKFRLPENINTDAISALYKDGVLTVTVNKLPPPEPKTIKVIKVIG, encoded by the coding sequence ATGGGAATTAAGTACGGAACCTTCTGTAACTTCTTGTTGTCattctttgaatttttctggAAGTTCGTGCGAGATGCAAAAGCAATGGCTACCCATCCTGCTGATGTGAGGGAGTATTCGAACTGTTACCTGTTCATAGTGGACATGCCTAGCCTGAAATATGAGGATATTAAAGTGCAGGTGGAAGAAGACAGTGTGTTAATCATTAGTGGCGAGAGGAAGAtggaggagaaaaaaaaagtgactaAGTACTTGAAGAtggaaagaagaatggaaaatttTATGCGCAAGTTTAGGCTTCCAGAAAATATCAACACCGATGCCATATCTGCCCTGTACAAGGATGGTGTGCTCACAGTTACCGTCAACAAGTTGCCTCCTCCTGAGCCCAAGACTATTAAGGTGATTAAGGTGattggttaa
- the LOC106762859 gene encoding 17.1 kDa class II heat shock protein, translated as MDIRLMGLDSPLFSTLHRIMDLTEDAEKNLSAPTRTYVRDAKAMAATPADVKEYPNSYVFVIDMPGLKSGDIKVQVEEDNVLIISGERKREEEKEGAKYLRMERRMGKFMRKFTLPDNANTDAISAICQVGVLTVTVNKLPPPEPKKPKTIEVKIG; from the coding sequence atggaTATCAGGCTGATGGGATTGGACTCTCCCTTGTTTTCCACTTTGCACCGAATCATGGATCTGACAGAGGACGCAGAGAAGAACTTAAGCGCTCCCACACGCACGTACGTACGAGATGCAAAGGCAATGGCTGCCACTCCTGCTGATGTGAAAGAGTATCCGAACTCTTACGTGTTTGTAATCGACATGCCTGGTCTAAAATCTGGAGACATCAAGGTGCAGGTGGAGGAGGACAACGTGCTGATCATCAGCGGTGAAAGGAAGAgggaggaagagaaagaaggagCTAAGTATTTGAGGATGGAGAGAAGAATGGGAAAGTTCATGCGCAAGTTTACACTTCCAGATAATGCCAACACTGATGCCATATCTGCCATTTGTCAGGTTGGTGTGCTTACCGTCACCGTCAACAAGTTACCTCCCCCTGAACCCAAGAAGCCCAAGACTATTGAGGTCAAGATTGGTTAA
- the LOC106762858 gene encoding probable 28S rRNA (cytosine-C(5))-methyltransferase: MKKAKKSVEENGGKFNGAERSAYFARREAAKVLRVVLEGDSKRRALASIKSLIYQPSVRNKKGTFALICQTLKHLPIIKDVLEAASILNTKWKRQRELVYIIVYDILFGKAVSLVGDAEKYLMRHEGALRSTLKQLWLQRNVKTVKQLIALHEIPDVSVPRYVRVNTLKLDVDSALLELQKNYPVQKDNLLAELLILPKGTDLHDHPLVKNGSIFMQGKASSMAAPALSPQPGWEVIDACAAPGNKTIHLAALMKSRGKIVACELKKERVKRLKDTIKLSGASNIQVLNEDFLNINPKDPSYSKVNAILLDPSCSGSGTSASRLDHLLPSKTAGQDTDMERLSKLATFQRKALQHALLFPGLERIVYSTCSINQIENEDVIKSVLPIAESYGFQLAKPFPEWQCRGLPVFEGSECLIRTDPAEHGEGFFIALFVRKDASSDCSNKIETRISRSTPPGIKNAQRKKKRIPFISTNPFKMWLYDQLM, encoded by the exons ATGAAGAAGGCGAAGAAGAGTGTGGAAGAAAATGGGGGAAAGTTCAATGGTGCTGAGAGGTCAGCGTATTTCGCACGCAGAGAGGCAGCGAAGGTGTTGAGAGTGGTTCTCGAAGGAGACTCTAAGCGCCGCGCTCTTGCCTCCATCAAATCCCTCATCTATCAACCTTCCGTTAGGAACAAGAAGGGCACCTTCGCTCTCATTTGTCAAACCCTAAAAC ATCTTCCCATCATCAAAGATGTCTTGGAAGCTGCTTCCATTCTCAACACCAAGTGGAAG AGGCAACGGGAATTGGTTTATATCATTGTCTATGATATCCTTTTCGGCAAG GCGGTTTCACTAGTTGGTGATGCAGAGAAGTACCTTATGCGACACGAAGGCGCTCTGCGTTCGACTCTTAAACAGCTTTGGTTACAGAGAAATGTGAAGACTGTTAAACAGTTGATTGCTCTGCATGAAATTCCAG ATGTTTCTGTACCTCGGTATGTTCGTGTGAATACGCTTAAACTGGATGTTGATTCTGCCTTGCTTGAACTTCAGAAAAATTACCCG GTTCAAAAAGATAATCTGCTGGCTGAGTTACTGATACTCCCAAAAGGCACTGATTTACATGATCACCCTCTTGTTAAAAACGGCAGTATCTTTATGCAA GGTAAGGCAAGTTCCATGGCAGCACCAGCTCTTAGCCCTCAACCAGGATGGGAG GTTATTGATGCGTGTGCAGCACCGGGAAACAAAACTATTCACCTTGCTGCGCTTATGAAGAGTAGGGGAAAGATTGTAGCATGTGAgctgaaaaaagaaagagttaaGCGATTGAAAGACACTATAAAGCTATCTGGGGCTTCTA ACATACAAGTCCTGAATGAGGATTTCTTGAACATAAATCCCAAGGATCCTTCATATTCTAAG GTGAACGCTATTCTCTTGGATCCTTCCTGCTCTGGTTCTGGTACTTCTGCCTCAAGATTGGACCATCTGCTCCCATCTAAAACAGCAG GTCAGGATACTGATATGGAAAGATTGAGTAAGCTTGCAACTTTCCAGAGAAAGGCTCTTCAGCATGCTTTACTTT TTCCAGGTCTTGAAAGAATTGTCTATAGTACATGTTCAATCAACCAAATCGAGAATGAAGATGTGATCAAATCTGTTCTTCCCATTGCCGAATCATACGGATTTCAATTAGCCAAGCCTTTCCCCGAGTGGCAATGCCGTGGTCTTCCGGTGTTTGAAGGCT CTGAATGCCTGATTCGGACAGATCCTGCGGAGCATGGCGAGGGTTTTTTCATTGCTTTGTTTGTTAGGAAAGATGCATCTTCGGACTGTTCAAATAAAATCGAAACTAGAATTTCCCGTAGCACTCCTCCCGGAATTAAAAACGcgcaaagaaagaagaaacgtATACCGTTCATTAGCACGAACCCATTCAAAATGTGGTTATATGATCAACTGATGTAG
- the LOC106761736 gene encoding probable WRKY transcription factor 50 isoform X1 — protein sequence MCAVVHSFRINGVKMSGDNPKAPDSPENDFTKQWPSELSEYLNLDDDPWSYDDLESFVSGHAFSHKTEANEVGELGGSSTHHEEFSIRDDGINEHEKKEVRDRVAFKTKSEIEIMDDGFKWRKYGKKMVKNSPNPRNYYRCSVEGCSVKKVVERDKDDPRYVITTYVGTHTHPSYS from the exons ATGTGCGCCGTAGTCCATTCTTTTCGTATCAATGGTGTCAAAATGAGTGGTGATAATCCAAAAGCACCAGATTCACCTGAGAATGATTTCACCAAGCAATGGCCTTCGGAGCTCTCCGAGTACCTGAATTTAGATGATGATCCATGGTCATACGATGACCTCGAGTCATTTGTTTCAGGGCATGCTTTCAGCCATAAGACTGAAGCCAATGAAGTTGGCGAGCTTGGAGGAAGTAGCACCCACCATGAAGAGTTTTCAATCA GAGACGATGGTATTAATGAACACGAGAAGAAGGAAGTGAGAGATAGAGTTGCGTTCAAAACAAAGTCAGAGATAGAAATAATGGATGACGGGTTCAAGTGGAGGAAGTACGGAAAGAAGATGGTGAAAAACAGCCCAAATCCAAG GAACTACTATAGGTGTTCAGTGGAAGGATGTTCAGTGAAGAAGGTAGTTGAAAGGGACAAGGATGATCCGAGGTATGTAATAACAACCTACGTAGGCACCCATACTCATCCGAGTTACAGTTAA
- the LOC106761736 gene encoding probable WRKY transcription factor 50 isoform X2, translated as MCAVVHSFRINGVKMSGDNPKAPDSPENDFTKQWPSELSEYLNLDDDPWSYDDLESFVSGHAFSHKTEANEVGELGGSSTHHEEFSINDGINEHEKKEVRDRVAFKTKSEIEIMDDGFKWRKYGKKMVKNSPNPRNYYRCSVEGCSVKKVVERDKDDPRYVITTYVGTHTHPSYS; from the exons ATGTGCGCCGTAGTCCATTCTTTTCGTATCAATGGTGTCAAAATGAGTGGTGATAATCCAAAAGCACCAGATTCACCTGAGAATGATTTCACCAAGCAATGGCCTTCGGAGCTCTCCGAGTACCTGAATTTAGATGATGATCCATGGTCATACGATGACCTCGAGTCATTTGTTTCAGGGCATGCTTTCAGCCATAAGACTGAAGCCAATGAAGTTGGCGAGCTTGGAGGAAGTAGCACCCACCATGAAGAGTTTTCAATCA ACGATGGTATTAATGAACACGAGAAGAAGGAAGTGAGAGATAGAGTTGCGTTCAAAACAAAGTCAGAGATAGAAATAATGGATGACGGGTTCAAGTGGAGGAAGTACGGAAAGAAGATGGTGAAAAACAGCCCAAATCCAAG GAACTACTATAGGTGTTCAGTGGAAGGATGTTCAGTGAAGAAGGTAGTTGAAAGGGACAAGGATGATCCGAGGTATGTAATAACAACCTACGTAGGCACCCATACTCATCCGAGTTACAGTTAA
- the LOC106761255 gene encoding (S)-coclaurine N-methyltransferase-like: protein MEGMVQLAYDATVKLMLSALERNLLPDAVTRRLTRLLLATRLRSSSTTSSELQHFNLLHFAHSLREMPIAINTEKPKSQHYELPTAFFKLVLGSNLKYSCCYFSSASTTLEDAEEAMLKLYCDRSNLKDGHTVLDVGCGWGSLALYIAKKYINCRVTGICNSTTQKAYIEEKCRDLQLQNINIIVVDISTFEMEASYDRIFSIEMFEHMKNYKDLLKKISKWMKEDXLLFVXYFCHKAFAYHFEDKNEDDWITRYFFTGGTMPSANLLLYFQDDVTVINHWLVNGKHYAQTSEEWLKRMDKRMTYIKPIMQSTYGNDSATKWTAYWRTFFIAVGELFGYNNGEEWMVAQFLFKKK, encoded by the exons ATGGAAGGGATGGTGCAGCTTGCATATGATGCAACGGTGAAGCTCATGCTGTCTGCACTTGAGCGCAACCTACTCCCTGACGCCGTCACCAGAAGACTCACCCGCCTCCTTTTGGCTACTCGCCTTCGCTCTTCTTCCACCACATCCTCGGAGCTTCAGCATTTCAACCTCCTCCACTTCGCACACT CTTTACGAGAGATGCCCATAGCAATCAACACCGAGAAGCCAAAATCTCAACATTATGAACTACCAACCGCTTTCTTCAAGCTCGTCCTTGGAAGCAATCTCAAATACAG CTGTTGCTATTTCTCTTCTGCCTCAACGACGCTGGAAGATGCTGAAGAAGCAATGTTGAAACTGTACTGCGACAGATCAAACCTGAAAGATGGTCATACGGTACTCGATGTGGGATGTGGTTGGGGATCGCTGGCATTATACATTGCCAAGAAGTACATTAACTGCAGAGTTACAGGAATCTGCAATTCCACAACTCAAAAGGCTTACATTGAGGAAAAGTGCCG GGATCTTCAGCTgcaaaatatcaatattatagTCGTTGATATTAGCACGTTTGAAATGGAGGCTTCTTACGACAGAATATTTTCCATAGAAATGTTTGAG CATATGAAGAACTACAAAGACCTTCTGAAGAAGATATCCAAATGGATGAAAGAAGATNGCCTTTTATTTGTGNATTACTTCTGCCACAAAGCATTTGCCTACCACTTTGAG GACAAAAATGAAGATGACTGGATTACAAGATACTTCTTTACTGGAGGAACCATGCCTTCAGCAAATctacttctttattttcaa GATGATGTTACAGTCATCAACCATTGGCTGGTAAATGGTAAACACTACGCACAGACCAG TGAAGAATGGCTGAAAAGAATGGACAAGAGAATGACTTACATCAAGCCAATTATGCAATCAACGTATGGCAATGATTCAGCTACCAAGTGGACTGCCTATTGGAGAACATTCTTCATAGCTGTGGGGGAACTTTTCGGATATAATAACGGTGAAGAATGGATGGTTGCTCAGTTTCttttcaaaaagaaatga